A part of Streptomyces sp. NBC_01210 genomic DNA contains:
- a CDS encoding TetR/AcrR family transcriptional regulator, which yields MVSAADRAKGHARTSVWLDGKATPKRRTEQPAGLDRDKIIAATVRLLDSEGLAKFSMRRLAAELNVTAMSVYWYVDTKDDLLELALDRVMGELPLPPADDPGADWRDQLRRLACGYRSLLVAHPWVSPLIGEYLNIGPRSMSFSTTVRRVIRNTGLPLHGQTGALSAVFQFVYGFGTVEGRFAQRCATAGISQDDYFHQVMGAIGQQPGLQEAFEESAELMKARGGDTVEEMRERDFGFALDLLVAGIEAMVARA from the coding sequence ATGGTGAGTGCGGCCGACCGCGCGAAGGGTCACGCGCGGACCAGTGTGTGGCTCGACGGCAAGGCGACCCCCAAACGGAGGACCGAGCAGCCCGCCGGCCTCGACCGCGACAAGATCATCGCAGCTACGGTCCGGCTCCTCGACTCGGAGGGCCTTGCGAAGTTCTCGATGCGGCGGCTGGCCGCGGAGCTGAACGTCACCGCGATGTCGGTCTACTGGTACGTGGACACCAAGGACGATCTGCTGGAACTGGCGCTCGACCGGGTCATGGGAGAGCTGCCGCTTCCGCCGGCGGACGACCCGGGCGCGGACTGGCGCGACCAGCTGCGCCGGCTTGCCTGCGGCTATCGGTCACTGCTGGTCGCCCACCCCTGGGTGTCGCCACTCATCGGTGAGTACCTCAACATCGGACCGCGCTCGATGTCCTTCTCCACGACGGTCCGGCGGGTGATACGCAACACGGGTCTGCCGCTGCACGGCCAGACCGGCGCCCTTTCGGCGGTGTTCCAGTTCGTGTACGGCTTCGGCACGGTGGAGGGCCGCTTCGCGCAGCGCTGTGCGACGGCGGGGATCAGCCAGGACGACTACTTCCACCAGGTCATGGGCGCGATCGGGCAGCAGCCGGGTTTGCAGGAGGCGTTCGAGGAGTCGGCTGAGCTGATGAAGGCGAGGGGCGGGGACACGGTGGAGGAGATGAGGGAGCGGGACTTCGGGTTTGCGCTGGACTTGCTGGTAGCCGGCATCGAAGCGATGGTTGCTCGCGCGTAG
- a CDS encoding ArnT family glycosyltransferase: protein MTTSHDSHAYPPPGSPPGLSPQAVGLAPAAARPAPDAARPAPDAAPLPPDADQHGLGGHRRAGGRMARIWRGREGDAPWVRPAFLAVLLATALLYVYNLSASGYANSFYSAAVQAGSESWKAFFFGSSDAANSITVDKPPAALWPMALSVRLFGLGSWQILLPEVLMGVATVGVVYGAVRRRFTPAAGLIAGAVLALTPIAALMFRFNNPDALLALLMTVTVYCVLRALEDARTKWLVWAGVAVGFAFLTKTLQAFLILPPLALVYAVCAPTTVRRRLGQLALAGLAMVVAGGWWVAIVELWPAASRPYIGGSQNNSFLELTFGYNGLGRINGNETGSVGGGGGGAGGRGGGGWGETGIDRMFGAGIGGQISWLLPAALLLLVAGIVVTWRARRTDTARAAFLVWGGSLLMTAGIFSFMAGIFHEYYTVALAPYIAALVGMGATVLWEERTKLLGSAALGGTVAVTAYWSYTLLGRSTDYLPWLRWAVLIGGLAAAAGLLLAGRMGRRLALGAAGLGIAVSLAGPLAYSFTTVSEGHAGSIVTAGPAVAGGRGGPAGGGGPRGGGDGGGFGGPMQPPGQQGQGQGQQGGPPGGMGQPPTGGQMGQGQGQGQGQGQGQGRLPGGFPGQGERGAGGGGGGMGGLLQGANVNSAVEAKLKQNADDYTWAAAAVGAQNAASYQLATEKPVMAIGGFNGSDPSPSLARFKQYVADGKIHYFISSGSGSGGGMGGGPGGNSSSGITSWIESTFTKVTVGGTTLYDLTDRK from the coding sequence ATGACCACGTCGCACGACAGCCACGCGTACCCGCCGCCGGGGAGCCCGCCCGGGCTCTCGCCGCAGGCGGTGGGGCTCGCGCCCGCCGCCGCCCGGCCCGCGCCCGACGCCGCCCGGCCCGCGCCCGACGCAGCCCCGCTCCCGCCCGACGCCGACCAGCATGGACTCGGCGGGCACCGCCGAGCGGGCGGACGCATGGCCCGGATCTGGCGCGGCCGGGAGGGGGACGCCCCATGGGTGCGGCCCGCCTTCCTCGCTGTCCTCCTCGCCACCGCGCTGCTCTACGTCTACAACCTGAGCGCGTCCGGCTACGCCAACTCCTTCTACTCCGCCGCCGTGCAGGCGGGCAGCGAGAGCTGGAAGGCCTTCTTCTTCGGCTCGTCCGACGCCGCGAACTCCATCACCGTCGACAAGCCTCCGGCAGCGTTGTGGCCGATGGCCCTGTCCGTACGGCTCTTCGGGCTCGGCTCCTGGCAGATCCTGCTGCCCGAGGTGCTGATGGGCGTCGCGACGGTGGGCGTGGTGTACGGGGCCGTACGCCGTCGTTTCACGCCCGCCGCCGGGTTGATCGCCGGCGCGGTGCTGGCCCTGACGCCCATCGCCGCGCTGATGTTCCGTTTCAACAACCCGGACGCGCTGCTGGCACTGCTGATGACGGTGACCGTGTACTGCGTGCTGCGCGCGCTGGAGGACGCGCGGACGAAGTGGCTGGTCTGGGCGGGCGTCGCGGTCGGCTTCGCGTTCCTCACGAAGACGCTGCAGGCGTTCCTGATCCTGCCGCCACTGGCGCTGGTGTACGCGGTGTGCGCGCCGACGACCGTACGGCGGCGGCTCGGCCAACTCGCCCTGGCGGGGCTGGCGATGGTCGTCGCGGGCGGCTGGTGGGTGGCGATCGTCGAGCTGTGGCCGGCGGCGTCGCGTCCGTACATCGGCGGCTCGCAGAACAACAGTTTCCTGGAGCTGACCTTCGGCTACAACGGCCTCGGCCGGATCAACGGCAATGAGACCGGCAGCGTCGGAGGCGGCGGCGGAGGAGCCGGCGGCCGTGGTGGCGGTGGCTGGGGCGAGACCGGGATCGACCGGATGTTCGGCGCCGGCATCGGCGGCCAGATCTCCTGGCTGCTGCCCGCAGCGCTGCTGCTGCTCGTCGCGGGGATCGTCGTCACCTGGCGCGCCAGGCGCACGGACACGGCGCGCGCGGCCTTCCTGGTCTGGGGCGGCTCGCTGCTGATGACCGCGGGAATCTTCAGCTTCATGGCCGGGATCTTCCACGAGTACTACACGGTGGCGCTGGCGCCGTACATCGCCGCGCTGGTCGGCATGGGTGCCACGGTGCTGTGGGAGGAGCGGACGAAGCTGCTCGGCTCGGCGGCGCTGGGCGGCACGGTCGCGGTGACGGCGTACTGGTCGTACACGCTGCTGGGACGCAGCACGGACTATCTGCCGTGGCTGCGCTGGGCGGTGCTGATCGGCGGTCTGGCGGCGGCCGCGGGGCTGCTGCTCGCGGGCCGGATGGGCCGTCGACTGGCGCTCGGTGCGGCCGGACTGGGGATCGCGGTCTCGCTGGCGGGCCCGCTCGCGTACTCCTTCACCACGGTGAGCGAGGGCCACGCCGGCTCGATCGTGACGGCGGGGCCGGCGGTCGCGGGCGGCCGGGGTGGTCCCGCCGGCGGTGGCGGTCCTCGGGGCGGCGGTGACGGCGGCGGCTTCGGCGGCCCGATGCAGCCGCCGGGGCAGCAGGGCCAGGGGCAGGGTCAGCAGGGTGGTCCCCCCGGCGGTATGGGGCAGCCTCCGACCGGCGGTCAGATGGGTCAGGGCCAAGGTCAGGGCCAGGGCCAAGGTCAGGGTCAGGGCCGGCTGCCGGGCGGCTTCCCCGGTCAGGGCGAACGCGGCGCCGGCGGCGGAGGCGGTGGCATGGGTGGTCTCCTCCAGGGCGCGAACGTCAACTCGGCGGTCGAGGCCAAGCTGAAGCAGAACGCCGACGACTACACCTGGGCCGCCGCAGCCGTCGGCGCCCAGAACGCCGCAAGCTACCAGCTCGCCACCGAGAAGCCGGTCATGGCGATCGGCGGCTTCAACGGAAGCGACCCGTCCCCGAGCCTCGCCCGGTTCAAGCAGTACGTGGCCGACGGGAAGATCCACTACTTCATCTCGAGCGGCAGCGGCAGCGGCGGTGGCATGGGCGGCGGCCCCGGTGGCAATTCCAGCTCCGGGATCACCTCCTGGATCGAGTCCACCTTCACCAAGGTCACCGTGGGCGGCACGACCCTCTACGACCTGACGGACAGGAAATAG